A window from Esox lucius isolate fEsoLuc1 chromosome 16, fEsoLuc1.pri, whole genome shotgun sequence encodes these proteins:
- the spc25 gene encoding kinetochore protein Spc25, giving the protein MACIKDAHIGSWVSNKMEELRNKKLAQVSGEVMESGLDWVQPNQQFFESCRDKCSKKCKEDEMLFETLQFYHKDMEHTNSSVAEKKKAIAQTLSELEGKSGQKSKVIEKIEMLRLEQDKKKELIISQNQANKTRLKNLNRAKQVFQDHLGLEIRKINGDTLQFIFRNINPKDPVCAYTFRLRINECGSYQILSSDPPLERMSYLEKRLQETNSFSAFLANIRREFVNLLPEK; this is encoded by the exons ATGGCATGCATTAAGGATGCACACATTGGGAGTTGGGTTAGTAACAAAATGGAAGAACTACGCAACAAAAAGCTTGCTCAGGTCTCAGGAGAGGTGATGGAGTCAGGATTGGATTGGGTTCAACCCAACCAGCAGTTTTTCGAATCTTGTCGTG ATAAATGTTCAAAAAAATGCAAGGAGGatgaaatgttatttgaaaCTCTTCAGTTTTACCACAAAG ATATGGAACACACAAACTCCTCAGTGGCGGAGAAGAAAAAAGCCATTGCTCAAACGTTGTCTGAACTTGAAGGGAAAAGTGGCCAGAAAAGCAAGGTCATTGAAAAGATTGAAATGCTCAGACTGGAACAAGACAAGAAGAAAGAAT TGATTATTTCTCAGAACCAAGCTAACAAAACCAGACTGAAGAATCTCAACAGAGCCAAGCAGGTGTTTCAGGATCACCTAGGACtggaaataagaaaaattaacg GTGATACATTGCAATTTATTTTCCGAAACATCAACCCTAAAGACCCGGTGTGTGCTTACACCTTCAGGCTAAGGATTAATGAATGTGGATCCTACCAGA TTTTGTCGAGTGATCCACCACTGGAGCGTATGTCCTACTTGGAGAAGAGACTTCAGGAGACTAACAGCTTCTCTGCCTTCCTTGCAAACATTCGGAGAGAGTTTGTCAATCTTCTACCTGAGAAGTAA
- the abcb11a gene encoding bile salt export pump — MTMFAYYYVGIGLGVLIVSYFQIALWVSAAAKQIQRIRKTYFRKIMQMEIGWFDCNSVGELNTRISDDINKINNAIADQVSIFIERISTFIFGFMVGFIGGWKLTLVVIAVSPLIGLAAGLMAMAVARLTGWELQAYAKAGAVADEVLSSIRTVAAFGGEDKEAERYDKNLIEAQNWGVKKGTVIGVFQGFLWCIIFLCYALAFWYGSKLVIETNELSPGTLVQVFFGVLMAAMNLGQASPCLEAFASGRAAAKTIFDTIDREPEIDCFSEEGHRLDKVKGDIKFHNVTFNYPSRPEVKILNNLSMLIRAGETTAIVGPSGSGKSTAIQLLQRFYDPKDGTFNIPCSKVTLDGHDIRSLNLQWLRSLIGIVEQEPVLFSTTIAENIRYGRPGVTMDDIIQATKEANAYNFIMELPQRFDTLVGEGGGQMSGGQKQRIAIARALIRKPRILLLDMATSALDNESEAVVQEALDNARMGRTTITIAHRLSTIHNADVIVGFEHGQAVERGTHNELLEKKGVFFTLVTLQNQGNDLPNDKASQGLDVEQEVLQNVTSFSHGSYESVLRQSLRLRSHTQLSNEIPDAIAGSITVKSDQFLASMENKINPQSLKEEASEHVEPAPVARILKYNKSEWPYMLIGSIGAAINGSVNPIYAILFSQILGTFSILDVDEQRVQINGICILFCAVAVTSFFSQFLQGYAFGKSGELLTRRLRKVGFQAMLRQEVAWFDDPRNSPGALTTRLASDASMVQGATGSQIGMIVNSLTNIGAALIIAFYFSWKLSLVVMCFLPLIGLSGAFQAKMLTGFANEDKKAMETAGQVSSEALANIRTIAGLAKESTFVDTYEQQLEAPYNSAKKKANIYGICFAFSQCVIFMTYAAAFRYGGYLVSSEGLHYLVVFRVISSIVISGTALGKASSFTPDYAKAKTAAAQLFILLDRVPKISLSQTDGEKWENFKGELEFINCKFTYPTRPDIQVLNGLLVSVKPGQTLAFVGSSGCGKSTSVQLLERFYDPDEGTVLIDGRPSHTVNVPFLRAQIGIVSQEPVLFDCSIAENIQYGDNTRNVSMEEIVDAAKKAFLHDFVMTLPDKYETQVGAQGSQLSRGQKQRIAIARAIVRNPKILLLDEATSALDTESEKTVQAALDEARRGRTCIVIAHRLSTIQNADIIAVMSQGAVIESGSHETLMDKRAAYYKLVTTGAPIS, encoded by the exons ATGACCATGTTTGCATATTACTATGTTGGAATTGGATTAGGGGTCCTTATTGTTAGTTATTTTCAA ATTGCCCTCTGGGTGTCTGCTGCTGCCAAACAAATCCAGAGAATAAGAAAAACTTATTTTAGGAAGATCATGCAAATGGAGATTGGCTGGTTTGACTGCAATTCTGTTGGAGAATTAAACACCAGGATATCAGA CGACATCAACAAGATCAACAATGCTATAGCAGACCAGGTGTCTATCTTCATTGAGAGGATCTCCACGTTCATCTTTGGCTTCATGGTGGGATTCATTGGAGGATGGAAGTTGACCTTGGTGGTCATCGCAGTAAGCCCACTTATTGGACTTGCTGCTGGACTAATGGCCATG GCTGTGGCCAGATTAACAGGTTGGGAGCTCCAGGCTTATGCCAAGGCTGGGGCTGTGGCTGATGAGGTGCTGTCATCCATCAGAACAGTGGCAGCCTTTGGAGGGGAGGACAAGGAAGCAGAAAG GTATGACAAAAACCTTATTGAGGCTCAGAATTGGGGTGTAAAAAAGGGGACGGTCATTGGAGTATTTCAAGGATTCCTTTGGTGTATAATCTTCCTCTGCTATGCTTTGGCATTCTGGTATGGCTCCAAACTCGTTATTGAAACCAATGAGCTTTCCCCTGGCACACTAGTTCAG GTATTCTTTGGAGTTCTCATGGCAGCTATGAACTTGGGTCAGGCCTCACCCTGCCTGGAAGCCTTCGCCTCAGGTCGAGCTGCAGCAAAGACCATATTTGATACCATTGACCGG GAGCCAGAAATTGATTGTTTCTCAGAGGAGGGACACCGACTAGACAAGGTCAAAGGTGACATTAAATTCCACAATGTCACTTTTAACTATCCCTCTCGACCAGAAGTGAAG attttaaataatttgagcATGCTGATCAGAGCTGGAGAAACCACAGCTATTGTTGGGCCAAGTGGATCAGGGAAGAGCACCGCAATTCAACTACTTCAGAGATTCTACGACCCCAAGGATGGA ACCTTTAATATTCCTTGTTCGAAGGTGACATTGGATGGCCATGACATCCGCAGCCTGAACCTCCAATGGCTTCGCTCACTAATTGGAATAGTAGAGCAAGAGCCAGTGCTGTTCTCAACAACCATCGCTGAGAACATCCGCTACGGACGGCCTGGAGTCACCATGGACGACATCATCCAGGCTACCAAGGAGGCTAACGCCTATAACTTCATCATGGAACTACCACAG AGGTTTGATACACTAGTGGGTGAAGGCGGTGGCCAGATGAGTGGAGGTCAGAAGCAGAGGATCGCTATCGCCAGAGCTCTGATCCGAAAACCCAGGATTTTGCTGCTGGACATGGCCACCTCAGCTCTGGATAATGAGAGTGAGGCTGTTGTACAGGAGGCACTTGACAAT GCTCGAATGGGCAGAACAACCATTACAATCGCCCATCGTCTCTCCACTATTCACAATGCAGATGTCATTGTTGGTTTTGAACATGGACAAGCAGTGGAGAGAGGAACACATAATGAGCTTCTAGAAAAGAAAGGCGTCTTCTTCACCCTCGTCACCCTTCAGAACCAAGGAAATGACTTGCCCAATGACAAAGCAAGCCAAG GTCTGGATGTTGAACAAGAAGTCCTTCAGAATGTGACGAGTTTTAGTCATGGAAGCTATGAATCTGTGTTGAG GCAATCTCTTCGCCTGCGATCTCACACCCAACTGTCAAATGAAATCCCTGATGCCATAGCTGGCAGTATAACAGTTAAATCAGACCAATTCCTTGCTTCAATGGAGAACAAGATCAACCCTCAAAGTTTAAAG GAGGAAGCAAGTGAACATGTGGAACCAGCACCCGTGGCACGAATTCTAAAgtacaacaagtcagaatggcCCTATATGTTAATAGGATCAATAGGAGCTGCCATAAATGGCTCTGTCAATCCAATCTATGCTATTTTGTTCAGCCAGATTCTTGGG ACGTTCTCTATACTTGATGTGGATGAACAAAGAGTGCAGATCAATGGGATATGTATCCTGTTCTGTGCTGTGGCGGTAACAAGTTTCTTCTCTCAGTTTTTACAG GGCTACGCCTTTGGGAAGTCTGGGGAGCTGTTGACCCGCAGGCTGAGAAAGGTGGGCTTCCAGGCCATGCTGAGACAGGAGGTGGCCTGGTTTGATGATCCCAGAAACAGCCCTGGAGCTCTCACCACCAGGCTGGCCAGCGACGCATCCATGGTCCAGGGG GCCACTGGATCGCAAATTGGTATGATTGTGAACTCCTTGACCAACATTGGAGCGGCTTTgatcattgctttctacttcagcTGGAAGTTAAGCTTGGTGGTTATGTGCTTTTTACCACTCATTGGGCTGTCTGGGGCCTTCCAAGCCAAAATGCTGACAGGTTTTGCAAATGAGGATAAGAAGGCCATGGAAACAGCAGGACAG GTTTCCAGCGAGGCTCTAGCCAACATCAGGACTATAGCAGGGCTGGCCAAGGAAAGCACATTTGTAGATACATACGAACAGCAGCTGGAGGCTCCCTATAATTCTGCCAAGAAGAAGGCCAACATCTATGGCATCTGTTTTGCCTTTTCTCAATGTGTTATCTTTATGACGTATGCTGCCGCTTTTAGATATGGAGGCTACCTGGTCAGCTCGGAAGGATTGCATTACTTGGTGGTCTTCAG AGTGATCTCTTCCATTGTGATCAGTGGCACTGCCCTAGGAAAGGCTTCCTCGTTCACCCCAGACTATGCCAAGGCCAAGACTGCAGCAGCCCAGTTATTCATATTATTGGACCGAGTCCCCAAAATCAGCCTGAGTcagacagacggagagaaaTGG GAGAATTTCAAAGGTGAGCTAGAATTCATCAACTGCAAATTCACCTACCCCACCCGGCCTGACATCCAGGTGCTAAATGGACTACTTGTGTCTGTGAAGCCGGGTCAGACGCTAGCTTTTGTGGGCAGTAGTGGCTGTGGGAAGAGCACTAGTGTGCAGTTGCTGGAGAGATTCTATGATCCAGATGAGGGCACAGTG TTAATCGATGGACGTCCATCACACACTGTCAATGTGCCCTTCTTGAGGGCTCAGATTGGCATTGTCTCCCAGGAGCCAGTGCTTTTTGACTGCAGTATTGctgaaaacatccagtatggtGACAACACTAGGAACGTGAGCATGGAGGAGATTGTTGACGCTGCCAAGAAAGCATTTCTCCATGACTTTGTGATGACACTGCCAGAT AAATACGAGACTCAGGTTGGTGCCCAGGGCTCCCAGCTCTCAAGGGGACAAAAACAACGCATCGCCATTGctagggccatagtcaggaaCCCCAAGATCTTGCTGCTGGACGAAGCCACCTCTGCACTGGACACAGAGAGTGAAAAG ACTGTGCAGGCGGCTCTGGATGAGGCCAGACGTGGACGCACCTGCATTGTCATAGCCCACAGATTGTCCACCATCCAGAATGCAGATATCATAGCAGTCATGTCTCAAGGCGCTGTTATAGAAAGTGGCAGTCACGAAACACTCATGGATAAGAGGGCTGCCTACTACAAACTAGTCACAACGGGTGCTCCGATCAGCTAA
- the nostrin gene encoding nostrin isoform X4, translating into MPKDYRNWQENSSSSTYQAWCHVSDEMFSTADTHRALGNALQAEAISDIRQVIEEHNKRKRTLDTVVEKTRKNVNTNWSEQIKVKKTLFGLTREHEDLFNFVENNAHICTEKEKQKMLNRLTKSAEAQTRADEQYFNINMDGHQIRLKWENALKNCYQIIQELEKQRLEVLCKILNKYNLYMASFRQTLIHSQKQIEQAIQRVDVEKDILILLEETSGTAEDNKAEFLMTDYFEENSKSLMEKGRRKEAIRSKLLRLEDCITKTKKDCDGLDRLIKNYSDNPSFSSKNNLEETEQLLEEATLKLDLLEATHYKLSTTLAELDGKPKSSHKFSDSITKWKEKDCEHSIVQLARPVKIRKTPFRLHLRSSVNYKRPSVSVKLTEPSSMKDNDNYRTGIQDGAASQECMSANRAMSKNETEERGAQWICIGKCKALYDFTSDKEDELNMKEGDLLEIYQKEDSGWWYGILNGQIGHFPSTYVEELPMLSVVETFDV; encoded by the exons AGCACTAGGAAATGCTCTTCAGGCAGAAGCTATTTCAGATATTCGGCAAGTCATAGAGGAGCACAACAAGAGAAAGAGGACT CTCGATACTGTTGTTgagaaaaccaggaaaaatgTTAACACAAACTGGAGTGAACAAATCAAG gtgaagaaaacattgtttggaTTAACAAGAGAGCATGAGGACCTGTTCAATTTTGTTGAAAATAATGCTCACATTTGCacggaaaaagaaaaacagaag ATGCTGAACAGACTGACAAAGTCTGCTGAGGCTCAGACTAGAGCAGATGAGCAGTACTTCAACATCAACATGGATGGTCATCAAATCAGACTGAAGTGGGAAAATGCTCTGAAAAACTGTTACCAG ATAATCCAGGAGCTCGAGAAACAGCGGCTAGAAGTTCTATgtaaaatactgaataaataCAACCTGTACATGGCAAGCTTCAGACAGACCCTCATACAT AGCCAGAAACAAATAGAACAAGCCATCCAGAGAGTCGATGTGGAAAAAGATATCCTAATCCTGTTGGAGGAAACTAGTGGAACAGCAGAGGACAACAAAGCAGAGTTTTTAATGACCGATTACTTT GAGGAGAACAGTAAGTCATTAATGGAAAAAGGCAGGAGAAAAGAGGCCATCAGGTCCAAACTCCTGCGTCTGGAGGACTGTATCACAAAAACAAAGAAGGACTGTGATG GTCTTGACAGACTAATTAAGAACTACTCAGACAACCCATCATTCTCCAGCAAAAATAACCTGGAAGAAACCGAACAATTACTTGAAGAg GCCACTTTAAAACTGGACCTTCTAGAAGCAACCCATTACAAACTTTCCACCACATTGGCTGAATTAGATGGAAAACCTAAGAGTTCGCATAAATTTTCTGACAGCATaacaaaatggaaagaaaag GATTGTGAGCACAGTATTGTTCAACTGGCCCGTCCAGTCAAAATCAGGAAGACACCTTTCAGATTGCATTTAAGGAGTTCTGTAAATTACAAAAGACCCTCCGTTAGTGTAAAATTAACAGAACCCTCATCCATGAAAGACAACGATAACTACAGAACCGGCATTCAAGATGGTGCAGCTTCACAGGAATGCATGTCTGCCAATAGGGCCATGTCCAAGAATGAAACAGAGGAAAGAG GTGCACAGTGGATTTGCATTGGGAAATGCAAAGCTCTTTATGATTTCACATCGGACAAAGAGGATGAGTTGAATATGAAAGAGG GAGATCTTCTTGAGATCTATCAAAAAGAAGACAGTGGATGGTGGTATGGGATACTGAATGGACAGATAGGCCATTTTCCTTCCACCTATGTTGAGGAGCTGCCAATGTTAAGTGTCGTAGAAACATTTGATGTATGA